From Triticum aestivum cultivar Chinese Spring chromosome 4A, IWGSC CS RefSeq v2.1, whole genome shotgun sequence, a single genomic window includes:
- the LOC123083369 gene encoding cell division cycle protein 123 homolog, translated as MLLEELLRCQIHEWYPAFRRHTVPTVTIPLPAAFLRYLAGQPAYPDPNTPHQDAEGPPPFLLPALTSGRTPFPPLHLPDPVDHDDSSDLFSGCSDDEDDESPPLPAFPKLEAAVDAAIAELGGAALPKLNWSAPKDAAFMSADGTVRCTCFAEVAMLLRSSDCVAHDLASARPSCQDFVCAKEGVRRNAGQGSGANKAGAQSNSGGSTSGAGSPSDPSDDCNERGRQAAAVSDDAPEDDVGQDNGDDTWVDDGFQYYLALRKWYPGLRPESEFRCFVRGRKLVGVSQRDTSAYYPSLPGWSAEVQPEIEDFFEEVVAPQFASENYTFDVYVRADGRVKLIDFNPWGGYTLPLMFTWEELENEQRGEDELEFRVVMEQGAVRPGLMTAVPYDMLDWGEGSGWDVFLKKADNELIRQTASLGMYS; from the coding sequence ATGCTGCTAGAGGAGCTGCTCCGCTGCCAGATCCACGAGTGGTACCCGGCGTTCCGCCGCCACACCGTCCCCACCGTCACCATCCCCCTCCCCGCCGCCTTCCTCCGCTACCTCGCCGGCCAGCCCGCCTACCCTGACCCCAACACCCCTCACCAGGACGCGGAAGGGCCTCCCCCATTCCTCCTCCCGGCGCTCACCTCCGGCCGCACCCCCTTCCCGCCGCTCCACCTCCCGGACCCCGTCGACCACGACGACAGCTCCGACCTCTTCTCCGGCTGCtccgacgacgaagacgacgagaGCCCGCCTCTCCCCGCCTTCCCCAAGCTGGAGGCCGCGGTCGACGCGGCCATCGCCGAGCTCGGCGGCGCCGCGCTCCCCAAGCTCAACTGGAGCGCGCCCAAGGACGCCGCATTCATGTCCGCCGACGGCACCGTCCGCTGCACCTGCTTCGCCGAGGTTGCCATGCTGCTCCGCTCCTCCGACTGCGTCGCGCACGACCTCGCCTCCGCGCGCCCGTCCTGCCAGGACTTCGTGTGCGCCAAGGaaggtgttcgacggaatgccgGACAGGGCAGTGGTGCCAACAAGGCGGGTGCTCAATCAAATAGCGGAGGGAGCACCAGTGGTGCTGGTTCTCCGAGTGATCCCAGTGATGATTGCAACGAGAGAGGCAGGCAAGCTGCTGCCGTCAGTGATGATGCGCCTGAAGACGATGTTGGACAAGACAATGGTGATGATACTTGGGTGGACGACGGGTTCCAGTACTACCTCGCCCTCCGCAAGTGGTACCCGGGCCTCCGCCCCGAGTCAGAGTTCCGTTGCTTTGTGCGGGGACGAAAGCTGGTCGGCGTGTCGCAGAGGGACACATCTGCTTACTACCCTTCGCTGCCTGGGTGGAGTGCTGAGGTGCAGCCGGAGATTGAAGATTTCTTCGAAGAAGTTGTTGCGCCGCAGTTTGCTTCAGAGAATTATACATTTGATGTGTATGTCAGAGCAGATGGCCGGGTGAAGCTGATTGATTTCAATCCTTGGGGCGGCTATACATTGCCGCTTATGTTTACATGGGAGGAGCTTGAGAACGAGCAGAGAGGAGAGGACGAGCTGGAGTTTAGAGTGGTAATGGAGCAAGGTGCAGTGAGGCCAGGATTAATGACAGCAGTGCCATATGATATGCTGGATTGGGGGGAAGGGAGCGGCTGGGATGTTTTTCTGAAGAAGGCTGACAATGAGCTCATCAGACAAACGGCCTCATTAGGTATGTATTCGTAA